A genomic window from Lotus japonicus ecotype B-129 chromosome 1, LjGifu_v1.2 includes:
- the LOC130730468 gene encoding uncharacterized protein LOC130730468 yields the protein MTGFSRPRDHSTSSSSNSNASGSNVFSLLARREISPRTKHVAKWHWGGASKSKSSYNSRSKNVVRDARRGLLAWVEADSLRHLSAKYCPLLPPPRSTIAAAFSPDGKVLASTHGDHTVKIIDCETGSCLKVLVGHRRTPWVVRFHPLHPQILASGSLDQEVRLWDANTSECTISHHFYRPIASIAFHAKGEIIAVASGHKLYIWHYNKKGEAFSPIFVLKTRRSLRAVHFHPHAAPYLLTAEVNDLDSSDSSMTEATSLGYLKYPPPAVVVTNVHPTEHISLPYVSLPFFIMPSFTVDESRGETLHASHDVSVSMQIESSAQVDTNATEHDTTVSPMDTVSEMPSSSQTGTQHPAHATFSNGMGVGINNLTRDGMETDETKLAEGSQHGNSTNTYSLNGVLNGLSRQTANGGFFSEFGQLQQLFSSRDPSGWELPFLQGWLMGQSQAGVPPMLPHIGASRDILSQQIGSSVRASNFSSSNVDAVISSSAMPGSTSIPGSSMRSGLRHSFSQPHVPVSESGNLAASVNIPQDGSDIQAIMSRIQSELATSVAAAAAELPCTVKLRVWSHDIKNPCAPLNADKCRLTIPHAVLCSEMGAHFSPCGRFLAACVACMLPRIEADPGLQAPVHQESGLSNSPTRHPISAHQVMYELRIYSLEEATFGSVLASRAIRAAHCLTSIQFSPTSEHILLAYGRRHGSLLKSIVIDGETTLPIYTVLEVYRVSDMELVRVLPSAEDEVNVACFHPFAGGGLVYGTKEGKLRILKYDGAHVVSGTGPSYYPEETIIGVRP from the exons ATGACGGGATTTTCTCGCCCTCGCGATCACAGCACCTCATCTTCCTCCAATTCTAACGCCAG TGGTAGCAATGTCTTTAGTTTGCTTGCACGGAGGGAGATTTCACCCCGAACAAAACATGTGGCAAAATGGCATTGGGGAGGAGCTTCTAAATCAAAATCCAGTTATAACTCTCGATCTAAAAATGTAGTGAGAGATGCAAGGCGCGGACTCCTCGCATG GGTTGAGGCTGATTCATTGCGGCATTTGTCAGCTAAGTATTGTCCTTTATTGCCTCCCCCGCGGTCAACTATTGCCGCAGCATTTAGTCCAGATGGAAAAGTTCTTGCATCCACACA TGGTGACCACACAGTAAAGATAATTGATTGTGAAACTGGAAGTTGCTTGAAAGTTTTAGTTGGCCATAGGAGGACGCCTTGGGTG GTTAGGTTCCATCCGTTGCATCCACAAATACTTGCTAGTGGGAGCTTGGATCAAGAGGTTCGATTATGGGATGCTAACACATCAGAGTGCACAATTTCTCATCATTTCT ATCGACCCATTGCATCCATTGCTTTTCATGCCAAAGGGGAAATAATTGCCGTTGCATCAGGCCACAAG CTGTATATATGGCATTACAACAAGAAAGGCGAAGCATTCTCACCAATATTTGTGTTGAAGACAAGGCGCTCTCTTCGGGCTGTGCATTTTCATCCACATGCGGCGCCATATCTTCTTACTGCTGAG GTCAATGATCTTGACTCTTCAGATTCCTCAATGACAGAGGCAACATCCCTTGGTTATTTAAAATATCCTCCACCTGCTGTTGTTGTCACAAATGTCCATCCCACGGAACATATTAGTTTACCTTATGTTTCATTACCTTTCTTCATCATGCCTTCATTTACTGTTGACGAGTCAAGAGGAGAGACACTGCATGCTAGTCATGATGTCTCAGTTAGCATGCAAATTGAGTCTTCTGCTCAAGTAGACACAAATGCAACAGAACATGATACTACAGTGTCTCCCATGGATACAGTTTCCGAGATGCCGTCTAGCTCTCAAACTGGTACACAACATCCTGCTCATGCTACTTTCTCTAATGGAATGGGAGTTGGCATCAATAACCTCACAAGGGATGGTATGGAGACTGATGAAACCAAACTTGCTGAAGGAAGCCAACATGGAAACTCTACTAATACCTATTCTCTTAATGGTGTGTTAAATGGACTATCAAGACAGACTGCAAATGGTGGGTTTTTCTCAGAGTTTGGTCAACTTCAGCAGTTATTTTCTTCAAGAGACCCAAGTGGATGGGAGTTGCCTTTTTTGCAAGGATGGTTAATGGGTCAAAGCCAAGCTGGTGTCCCCCCAATGCTTCCTCACATCGGTGCTAGTCGTGACATTCTATCTCAACAGATTGGTTCTTCTGTAAGGGCTTCGAATTTTTCCAGTTCTAATGTTGATGCAGTAATTTCATCTTCAGCAATGCCTGGCAGCACCAGCATACCTGGATCTTCTATGAGATCAGGCTTACGGCATAGTTTTTCACAACCCCATGTACCTGTATCTGAATCTGGCAATCTTGCTGCTTCTGTTAATATCCCACAAGATGGGTCTGATATCCAAGCCATCATGAGTCGAATCCAGTCAGAACTTGCTACATCAGTGGCTGCGGCAGCTGCTGAGTTGCCTTGCACTGTTAAGTTAAGAGTATGGTCGCATGACATAAAAAACCCCTGTGCCCCACTAAATGCTGATAAATGCCGTTTAACCATACCACATGCTGTCCTCTGCAG TGAAATGGGTGCCCATTTTTCACCATGTGGTAGATTTTTAGCTGCCTGTGTTGCATGTATGCTTCCTCGTATAGAAGCTGATCCAGGACTGCAAGCTCCAGTACACCAAGAGTCTGGTCTTTCAAACTCACCAACTCGGCATCCTATCTCAGCACACCAAGTTATGTACGAGCTGCGGATATATTCCCTTGAGGAGGCAAC ATTTGGATCAGTGCTTGCTTCAAGAGCGATTAGAGCAGCTCATTGTCTGACTTCAATTCAG TTTTCACCTACATCTGAGCACATACTTCTTGCCTATGGTCGACGTCATGGTTCTCTTCTTAAAAGCATTGTCATTGATGGAGAAACAACCTTACCTATATATACAGTTTTAGAG GTATACAGAGTATCGGATATGGAACTTGTTAGGGTGCTTCCTAGTGCTGAAGATGAGGTCAACGTGGCTTGCTTTCATCCTTTTGCCGGGGGAGGACTAGTTTATGGGACAAAG gaaggaaagcttaggatcCTTAAGTATGATGGTGCTCACGTAGTCAGTGGCACTGGACCGAGTTACTATCCTGAGGAGACCATAATTGGAGTCCGTCCGTGA
- the LOC130730478 gene encoding uncharacterized protein LOC130730478: MFGTAIRCLAKKSKPKMGPIVMKTPPEQRATITRVLFDIVKEHGPISVPNTWERVKEVGLKDLKSKNHMKIVLRWMRERQKLRLVCNHVGAHKQFLYTTWFTNPGTAQATPGGSVPSKQKSPLRT, encoded by the exons ATGTTTGGCACGGCGATTAGATGTTTAGCGAAGAAGTCAAAGCCGAAGATGGGACCCATAGTGATGAAAACACCGCCGGAGCAGAGGGCAACAATCACAAGGGTCCTCTTTGATATCGTGAAGGAGCATGGTCCCATCAGCGTTCCCAACACCTGGGAGCGTGTCAAG GAAGTTGGCTTGAAAGATTTGAAGAGCAAGAATCATATGAAAATAGTGTTGAGATGGATGAGAGAGAGACAAAAGCTTCGTCTTGTTTGCAACCATGTTGGGGCTCATAAGCAGTTCCTTTATACAACTTGGTTTACCAATCCCGGTACAGCTCAGGCAACACCAGGAGGAAGCGTTCCTTCAAAGCAGAAGTCCCctttaaggacttga